The proteins below are encoded in one region of Balaenoptera acutorostrata chromosome 11, mBalAcu1.1, whole genome shotgun sequence:
- the LOC103009012 gene encoding male-enhanced antigen 1-like: protein MRQVSLDEMVNDGERSDAGTQHCRKEWARGSDAGSERHLPDGSSSSRGGDTVGPESIFPSQTEELGPHQGGTEGPGDWSGEEPEEEQEETGAGPAGYSYQPLNQDPEQEEVDPAPVGDGEDVVADIQCRSQALGLHFPDPPLESKDAEEEGATGLSNHSSIPMDPECVELVKRTMAGVSLPVPGILAWARERSVVLWEDVGQKVLQAGQAAPAWK, encoded by the exons ATGAGACAAGTGAGTTTGGATGAAATGGTTAATGATGGAGAAAGATCTGATGCAGGCACACAACATTGTCGAAAAGAGTGGGCCAGGGGTTCAGACGCGGGCTCTGAGCGGCATCTGCCCGATGGCAGCAGTAGTTCTAGGGGGGGAGACACCGTGGGTCCTGAAAGTATCTTCCCCAGTCAGACTGAGGAACTCGGGCCACACCAGGGCGGTACAGAAGGCCCTGGGGATTGGAGCGGTGAGGAACCAGAGGAAGAGCAAGAGGAAACGGGGGCAGGACCAGCTGGCTACTCTTACCAGCCCCTGAACCAAGATCCTGAACAAGAGGAGGTGGATCCGGCACCAGTGGGGGATGGAGAAGATGTAGTTGCTGATATCCAGTGTCGGAGCCAG GCCCTGGGGCTTCATTTCCCAGACCCACCATTAGAAAGCAAGGATGCAGAAGAGGAGGGAGCTACAGGACTGAGCAACCACAGCTCTATTCCCATGGACCCAGAATGCGTAGAGCTGGTGAAAAGGACGATGGCTGGAGTAAGCCTGCCTGTGCCAGGGATTCTGGCCTGGGCTCGAGAGAGATCAGTTGTCCTGTGGGAAGATGTAGGACAGAAGGTCCTCCAAGCAGGGCAGGCCGCCCCTGCCTGGAAATGA